The Bacteroides ovatus genomic interval TTTGGAGGTACATTGATTTTAGGAAAGAATGCAACCATCGATGCTCCTACATTCATCTTCTATATGGTTATCTTATATAGTGTAATCAATCCATTGAAAGACTTTGCTAAAGCGGGATACAACATTCCGAAAGGGTTGGCTTCCATGGAACGTGTGGACAAAATCCTGAAGGCAGAGAATAAGATTAAGGAAATTCCGAATCCGAAACCGTTGAAAGGTTTGAATGATAGAATCGAATTTAAAGATATCTCTTTCAGCTATGATGGTAAAAGAGAGGTGTTGAAGCATGTAAACCTGACAGTTCCCAAAGGAAAAACAATCGCACTGGTTGGCCAATCGGGATCCGGTAAATCTACATTAGTCGATTTGTTGCCGCGTTACCACGATGTGCAGGAAGGTGATATTACCATTGACGGAACAAGTATTCGTGATGTACGTATTGCAGATTTGCGCAGTTTGATTGGTAATGTAAACCAGGAGGCTATTCTGTTTAATGATACATTCTTCAATAACATTGCTTTTGGTGTGGAGAATGCGACAATGGAACAAGTAGTAGAGGCGGCGAAGATTGCCAATGCGCATGATTTCATTATGGAGAAACCGGAAGGATATAATATGAATATCGGTGACCGTGGCGGAAAATTGTCCGGTGGTCAGCGTCAGCGTATCAGTATTGCGCGTGCTATTTTGAAGAATCCTCCGATTCTGATTCTTGATGAGGCTACTTCTGCTTTGGATACCGAATCAGAACGTCTTGTACAGGAAGCGTTGGAACGTTTGATGAAAACACGTACGACGATTGCTATTGCCCACCGTCTTTCTACGATTAAGAATGCAGATGAAATCTGTGTACTGTATGAGGGTGAGATTGTGGAACGTGGTAAGCATGAAGAACTCATAGAGTTAAACGGTTACTATAAACGTCTGCATGATATGCAGCAGTTGTAATTCTTGATATTGCAATGATATTATTAAGTTTTGATACAGAAGAATTTGATGTACCTCGTGAGCATGGTGTAGACTTTCCGTTGGATGAAGCAATGAAAGTGTCAGTCTATGGTACAAATCGGATACTGGACTGCCTGAAAAACAACGGGGTGAAAGCTACTTTCTTTTGTACAAGCAATTTTGCAGAAAATGCGCCGGAAGTGATGCGGCGCATTATGGACGAAGGACATGAAGTTGCTGCGCATGGATGTGACCATTGGCAGCCACAGGCTTCGGATGTCAGTCGTTCAAAAGAAATTCTGGAACGTCTTACCGGCAGGACGATACAAGGTTATCGCCAGCCGCGTATGTTCCCCGTATCAGATACGGAACTTGAACGGATGGGGTATGTATATAACTCCTCATTGAATCCCGCATTTATCCCCGGAAGATATATGCATTTGTCGGAGCCCCGTACCTGCTTTATGACGGGTAAGTTACTTCAAATCCCGGCTTCTGTAACTCCGTGGATTCGCTTCCCGCTATTCTGGTTGTCTTGTCATAATCTGCCGATGTGGCTGTATCAACTCCTGGTAAACCGGGTATTGAAGCATGACGGATATTTTGTGACTTATTTCCACCCGTGGGAATTCTACCCGTTGGGTGAACATCCTGAATTTAAGATGCCTTTTATTATCCGCAATCATTCCGGTAAAGGAATGGAGGAACGTTTGGATGTGCTTATCCGCAAACTGAAAGAAAAAGGATATGCTTTTATGACTTACTCGGAATTTGCACAGATAAAACTGGCTGAACTAAATAAACCGGACGAAAAATGATAAAATTGGCTATTGTATCCCCCTGCTATAATGAGGAGGAAGTGTTGGAAGATTCGGCCGCCCGTTTGACAGCCTTGTTTGATGAGTTGGTGGCGAAAGAAAAGATCAGTGCCGACAGCTTTGTGCTCTTTGTGAATGATGGCAGCAAAGATCGTACATGGAGCATCATTAAGAAACTGCACGGGACGAATCCTTATATAAAAGGAATGAATCTGGCACGGAACGTGGGACATCAGTATGCGATCATGGCCGGTATGATGACCGCTAAAGACTGGAGTGATGCCGTTATTACCATTGATGCCGATTTGCAGGATGATCTGAATGCGATTGAGGAGATGGTCGATGCCTATATGCAAGGATATGATGTTGTATATGGAGTGAAAGTATCCCGTCAGGCAGACCCCGTGTTGAAACGTCTTTCTGCAACAGCCTTTTATAAATTACAGCACAGGATGGGAGTGGAGACTATCTACAATCATGCGGATTTTCGTTTTCTAAGCCGGAGAGTGCTGGAAAAGTTGTCTCATTATCAGGAACGCAATGTCTATCTGCGTGGTATTATCCCGTTGCTGGGTTTCCCTTCTACTACGGTAGATGATGTGATCCGGGAACGGACAGCCGGAACTTCCAAATATACAGTGAGAAAGATGTTCAGTCTGGCTTTGGACGGGATAACCTCTTTCTCGGTAAAGCCCATTTACGGAATTGTTTATCTGGGAGGTATCTTTGTTTTTATCAGTATTTTGATTGGAATCTATGTTCTTTACGCATTGATTTCGGGTACTGCGGAACATGGCTGGGCCTCTTTGATGTTGTCTATCTGGTTTGTTGGCGGGGTTGTTTTATTATCCATAGGAGCTGTCGGACTGTATATTGGCAAGATTTATAAAGAGGTAAAACGTCGTCCGCTCTATAATGTGGAAGAAGTGTTGTACGATGATCAGAATAAGTAAGGCTATACTTGAGAAGCACCCGGATTGGCGGGATAAGTTCTGGCAATTTGTTCGTTTTGGAGTTGTCGGCACTATATCTTCAGCCATTCATTACGGCGTATATTGCCTGGTCTTGTTGGTTGCGAATGCCAATATCTCCTTTACGGCTGGTTATGCTGTAGGATTTGTCTGCAACTACTTCCTGACTACTTTCTTCACCTTTCGTTCCAAACCATCCTCGCATAATGCGATCGGCTTTGGTTTTAGTCATCTGATTAATTACCTGCTTGAGATCGGCTTACTGAATCTCTTCCTCTGGATAGGGGCGGGTGAACTGCTTGCACCGATACTGGTAATGATTATCGTGGTGCCTATCAATTTCCTGATTCTTCATTTCGTTTATATCTATAAAGGGAGGAAATAACACTATTCAATCCCTTTCATTTAATTCATAAAAAGAAAAGGCTATTATGAAACGTTTTCTAAATCTTATTGTATATATACTTACCATACATGTTTCGGCTTTACTGATCGCAGGACTGTTTCGCCTGGTACTTTTTATCTCATCTTATCATCAGTTGACCTCTGAAGCCTTGTCGGATAAGACACTTCCGATGCTTGCTTTTGTGCATGGTGTCTGGTTTGACAATGTGATAGGCTGTTACATACTTCTGTTGCCTCTGGTAGTTGCGGTGGTATGTGGAGTTTGCAACTATTATGGGAAAGCGTTGTTCCGTTTCTTTACGATCTTTTTCAGTGTCTTTTATGGATTGGTTTATTTAATCAGTGCGTCGGACATTCCTTATTTTGCCTATTTCTTTAAACATATCAACTCTTCCATATTCGAATGGTTCGGTTATGCGGGAACTACCGCCGGAATGATATTGGGGGAAAGTGCCTATTATCTGTCCATCGGATTATTCCTTCTCTTTCTGGCCGGATTCGTAGTTTGGCTTATCTATCTGGCACGTTATTTCCATCATCGTAGCCTTACCATTTCCGCTCCGTTTCCTTATTGGAAGCGAGGAGGGGCGGTTCTGATCGGTGCTTGCTTAATCGGACTCTGCATCTTTGGAATCCGGGGGCGTACAGGCTATAACCCGATCAAAGTAAGTGCGGCATATTTCTGTCAGGATGCTTTTCTCAATCAACTGGGAGTAAGTCCTACTTTTAACCTGCTGACGAGTGTGATGGATGATATGAGACCTGAAAATAAATACTTGCATCTGATGGATGAACAGGAAGCCATCACCAAGGCGCAAGCTCTGCTCAACCGTCCGGGAGATGCGAATGTTTCCCCGTTGGCTGTTTATAGGCATGCTGCAAAAGCGGATAGCGTGCAACAACGCCGTCCTAATGTCGTCTTGATTATGATGGAGTCTATGTCCGCCAAGTTTATGAAGCATTTCGGGCAATCGGAGACTTTGACTCCTTTCCTGGATAGCCTGTATACCCGTTCTATCAGTTTCCGCAATTTCTATTCGGCAGGAATCCATACGAACCATGGTTTGTATGCCACCTTGTATTCTTTTCCGGCTATGATGAAACGGAACCTGATGAAAGGCTCTGTCATTCCCCGCTATTCGGGACTGCCTACCGTACTGAAAGAAAACGGCTATTACAACCTTTTCTTTATGACGCATGAAGGACAGTATGATAATATGAACGCTTTCTTCCGGACGAACGGCTATGATGAAGTGTTTTCACAAGAAGACTATCCGGTTGATAAGGTTGTGAATAGCTTTGGAGTGCAGGATGATTTCTTGTATGACTATGCAATTCCGGTATTGAATCAGCGGGCTGCCACCGGACAACCGTTTTTTGCTACTTTACTGTCCATCAGTAATCATCCGCCGTATGTGATACCTCCTTTCTTCCATCCGAAAACAAGTGAACCGGAGATGCAGATCGTTGAGTATGCGGATTGGGCTTTGCGTCAGTTCTTTGAAGAGGCGCGTAAACAACCCTGGTTTGATAATACGATATTCGTATTGGAAGGAGATCATGGCAAACTGGTGGGAGACGCCGAATGTGAACTACCGGAATCTTATAATCATATTCCACTGATGATTTACTCCAGCCGTATTCAGCCGGAAGAGAAAACTGCATTTGGCGGTCAGGTAGATATACAGCCAACAATATTAGGGCTGTTGAATATTGATTATCTACAGAATAATTTTGGAGTGGACTTGCTGAAGGAAGAACGTCCCTGTATGTTCTATACTGCTGACAATATGGTGGTGGGACGCAATGACACGTTACTCTACCTTTATAATTACGAGACTCAGCAGGAACTTACTTATGATATCGGTAACGGCAAATTGAATGCTGTTCCGATGGATGATAGCTTTTTTCCTTTGAAAGAATATAGTTTTTCCATGCTCCAATCGGCGGAGTTCCTTGTGAAGCATGGAAAAACGCTTAATTCTATACCTTTTACTCAACAATAGGAGTCGTTTCGTTATTTTCAGGCTGTTGGTTTTTAACGAACTTGTATATCTTGGCTATTTGCCGGAGTACTCGTTTAGGGGATTCATATACCTCCTCAAACTGATACCCTTCTTTCTCGAATTCGGGAAGATATTTCTCTGCATCATTCGTGCCGATTAACAAGAAACCTTCCGAAGGACGTTTCTCATAGAAGTTGTCGAGACGATTGTGCAGATAGAAATTGAGTTCGAAATAATGTACGGGGTCACCTGCTGCATGCAGACTTTCTTCAATGAATTCGTACATCGTTCCTTCGCTTTCCGGCGCAACCTTTTCTATTTCTGTAGCGATGAATTTGACCGACTTCGAATTTAATGCTGCCGGCTGATAAGCACCGTCCAATGCAAGGTATAATCCCATTGTAAGCACAACGAGAGCGTATAGGAAACGGTTGTTCAATGCATTTTTCCGTTGATAGAACCACCAGTAGATACCGAGAATGGTAGGAATGGCAATCAGGAATAAGGCCCCTGCTCCGCTGATATTCTGTATTGCACGCATGAAATTAATATTGTCCTGCGCGTGACGACCCTGGAAAATAGTTTCAGGGATGAGTCCGCATTTTAATACGATGAAGCAGGTGAACAGTAGCAGGCTGATTACTGCAAGAATACTTCCGTATACCTTGATGACTTTAGATTGCTTCTTGACCAGATAGAATAGATATTTGGCAAGGAAATAAGCAATGAAAGGATAGATCGGCATCAGATATACACTACGTTTGCTCTGCGGAATACAGTAGAAGACGAAGATTACAACGATACTGGTGAAAGAGAATAAATCCACCGGGTCCATATTCTTTATCCATGTGGTGAAGCGTTTCCACCAGGCTGCCGGTTGGATGCTGAATTTATGGTAAGTCAGGCTGAACAGGGAGAGCACGACTAACAGTGTCCAGGGAACGTATCCGGCAAATAGGGTCACAAAATTATAATGCCAGGGGTTCACGCATGAATTGTAACTCATGGTATTAGTCATACGACCGAAGTTTTCTTCCATAACTAATGCCAGGAACTCTTCTCCACCTTGTTGGTAAGCAGCGACATACCAGCAGAAAGGCAGGATGAGTGAAAGAATGGCCCAGGCGGAAAGTAACAAGAATGCTTTGAAGAAGTTGACACCCCGGAGTAACAAGAAGATGCCTACCACTAAACATGGAATGATAGTACCTACCGGTCCTTTAGTCAGTGTTCCGCAACTCATCAGGAGAATGGCCAGCCAGGGAATACCTTTGAGTCCCTTCTCATACCATTTGTAGAGACAATACAGAGCGCCAACGGTGAGCGCTGTCAATACCATATCCACCCGGCAGTTTGCTCCGGCCCGGTGCAGCTCAAAATTAGTCAGGGTAATAAAGGCGGCCAACAACGCCAGTTCCACTCCTTTTCTTTTGGCAAAGAACAGAAAGCCGCAGAGGGTCATGGCGATCAGGGCGATGGCAGACGGCAAGCGGGAGGTCATTTCTGTGACTTGCCCTCCATTCACTGCTGCCGAAACAGCAGCAATGCTCCAGTGGAAGAAAGGCGGTTTGTAAGCCATTTCTCCTCCGTTGTTTCTGGGTAAAATCCAGTTTCCGCTATCCAGCATGGAGTAGGAGACAATAGATTCGCGAGGCTCCCCTTTGGTGTGGTACTCCGATAAACCGAGGAAAGGCAGGATAGTAACTACGCAAATGACTAGTAACAGCCAGAAAGCTTTGTTTGAAGTCAATGTTTTCATCTTTATCTTATATTGAAATTTATGTTCTTTTATTTTCTGCCGAAGTCGGCCGGAATTTCTCCCCATTCTTTCGTTTCCCATTTCAGAATACGGGTGGTATAGGTGTTTCCCTGCAACCATTTTTCTGCCCGTTCAATCAACAGAAAGAGTTCTTCTGTTTCCGGGGTTCGGGGGAGTTTGGTCTTGCACTTTTTCTGTCGCACCCAGCTGATGGCATTCGCGCTGTCACTGTAAATGGGCATATCGAAACCTTTCTTTTTCAGCAACGCCAAACCGTGTACGATGGCTAGAAACTCACCGATATTATTCGTGCCTTTCATCGGGCCGAAATGAAAAATCTCCTGACGGCTGGCAATGTGTACGCCGCGATATTCCATCGGTCCCGGATTACCGCTACAGGCTGCATCGACAGCCAGGCTATTGTCGATCACACAAGAAGGTAAAGTATCTGAAGAAGGTTTAGGACCTCCTGATTTAGCCTTTGCATTCTTGCCGATATAAGCATAGGGAGACATTGTCAACGCGCGTTCCGCTTCTTCGCGCGTATCAAATGATTTGTATTTGGCAGCTTCATATCCTTTGATTTGAAGTTGGCAGTCTGTCCAGGAAGTATAAACTCCGGGGGTGACACCTTCCCATACTACATAAAATTTCTGTTTAGCCATTTTTTCTGACGATAATTTTAGATAGTCAATGAATTGACGCTGCGAAGGTACAAATATATTCTCTAACTGAACAAGTTAGGGGGGCTACTTGTTATAAAAAAAAGAGAGTTTTAAGAATATAAAATAAGAAAGGAACTATTATGGAAAGATCTTTTAGTGAAGCTTTGAAACAACGTCGAACTTACTATTCAATTACTAATCAGTCACCTATATCCGATCAGGAGATCGAATGTATCGTTAATATGACCGTGCGCCACGTACCGTCGGCATTCAATTCGCAATCTACCCGTGTGGTACTTCTATTGGGAGAATCGCATAAGAAATTGTGGCAGATTGTGAAGGACGCATTAAAGAAGATTGTACCGGCTGAAGCGTTTGTCAAGACAGA includes:
- a CDS encoding ABC transporter ATP-binding protein, with amino-acid sequence MKEFLQLMRRFVSPYKKYIGWAILLNILSAVFNVFSFTFLIPILSILFKTEGADKVYHFMEWGSGDLADVAKNNFYYYISQMIVDNGPTVALIFLGLFLMVMTLFKTGCYFASSAVMIPLRTGVVRDIRIMVYAKVMRLPMSFFSEERKGDIIARMSGDVGEVENSITSSLDMLMKSPILIIIYFVTLVTVSWQLTLFTIIVLPGMGWLMGVVGRKLKRQSLEAQAKWSDTMSQLEETLGGLRIIKAFIAEDKMINRFTKCSNELRDATNKVAIRQAMAHPMSEFLGTILIVAVLWFGGTLILGKNATIDAPTFIFYMVILYSVINPLKDFAKAGYNIPKGLASMERVDKILKAENKIKEIPNPKPLKGLNDRIEFKDISFSYDGKREVLKHVNLTVPKGKTIALVGQSGSGKSTLVDLLPRYHDVQEGDITIDGTSIRDVRIADLRSLIGNVNQEAILFNDTFFNNIAFGVENATMEQVVEAAKIANAHDFIMEKPEGYNMNIGDRGGKLSGGQRQRISIARAILKNPPILILDEATSALDTESERLVQEALERLMKTRTTIAIAHRLSTIKNADEICVLYEGEIVERGKHEELIELNGYYKRLHDMQQL
- a CDS encoding polysaccharide deacetylase family protein, which encodes MILLSFDTEEFDVPREHGVDFPLDEAMKVSVYGTNRILDCLKNNGVKATFFCTSNFAENAPEVMRRIMDEGHEVAAHGCDHWQPQASDVSRSKEILERLTGRTIQGYRQPRMFPVSDTELERMGYVYNSSLNPAFIPGRYMHLSEPRTCFMTGKLLQIPASVTPWIRFPLFWLSCHNLPMWLYQLLVNRVLKHDGYFVTYFHPWEFYPLGEHPEFKMPFIIRNHSGKGMEERLDVLIRKLKEKGYAFMTYSEFAQIKLAELNKPDEK
- a CDS encoding glycosyltransferase family 2 protein, with product MIKLAIVSPCYNEEEVLEDSAARLTALFDELVAKEKISADSFVLFVNDGSKDRTWSIIKKLHGTNPYIKGMNLARNVGHQYAIMAGMMTAKDWSDAVITIDADLQDDLNAIEEMVDAYMQGYDVVYGVKVSRQADPVLKRLSATAFYKLQHRMGVETIYNHADFRFLSRRVLEKLSHYQERNVYLRGIIPLLGFPSTTVDDVIRERTAGTSKYTVRKMFSLALDGITSFSVKPIYGIVYLGGIFVFISILIGIYVLYALISGTAEHGWASLMLSIWFVGGVVLLSIGAVGLYIGKIYKEVKRRPLYNVEEVLYDDQNK
- a CDS encoding GtrA family protein, which codes for MIRISKAILEKHPDWRDKFWQFVRFGVVGTISSAIHYGVYCLVLLVANANISFTAGYAVGFVCNYFLTTFFTFRSKPSSHNAIGFGFSHLINYLLEIGLLNLFLWIGAGELLAPILVMIIVVPINFLILHFVYIYKGRK
- a CDS encoding LTA synthase family protein; its protein translation is MKRFLNLIVYILTIHVSALLIAGLFRLVLFISSYHQLTSEALSDKTLPMLAFVHGVWFDNVIGCYILLLPLVVAVVCGVCNYYGKALFRFFTIFFSVFYGLVYLISASDIPYFAYFFKHINSSIFEWFGYAGTTAGMILGESAYYLSIGLFLLFLAGFVVWLIYLARYFHHRSLTISAPFPYWKRGGAVLIGACLIGLCIFGIRGRTGYNPIKVSAAYFCQDAFLNQLGVSPTFNLLTSVMDDMRPENKYLHLMDEQEAITKAQALLNRPGDANVSPLAVYRHAAKADSVQQRRPNVVLIMMESMSAKFMKHFGQSETLTPFLDSLYTRSISFRNFYSAGIHTNHGLYATLYSFPAMMKRNLMKGSVIPRYSGLPTVLKENGYYNLFFMTHEGQYDNMNAFFRTNGYDEVFSQEDYPVDKVVNSFGVQDDFLYDYAIPVLNQRAATGQPFFATLLSISNHPPYVIPPFFHPKTSEPEMQIVEYADWALRQFFEEARKQPWFDNTIFVLEGDHGKLVGDAECELPESYNHIPLMIYSSRIQPEEKTAFGGQVDIQPTILGLLNIDYLQNNFGVDLLKEERPCMFYTADNMVVGRNDTLLYLYNYETQQELTYDIGNGKLNAVPMDDSFFPLKEYSFSMLQSAEFLVKHGKTLNSIPFTQQ
- a CDS encoding ArnT family glycosyltransferase — protein: MKTLTSNKAFWLLLVICVVTILPFLGLSEYHTKGEPRESIVSYSMLDSGNWILPRNNGGEMAYKPPFFHWSIAAVSAAVNGGQVTEMTSRLPSAIALIAMTLCGFLFFAKRKGVELALLAAFITLTNFELHRAGANCRVDMVLTALTVGALYCLYKWYEKGLKGIPWLAILLMSCGTLTKGPVGTIIPCLVVGIFLLLRGVNFFKAFLLLSAWAILSLILPFCWYVAAYQQGGEEFLALVMEENFGRMTNTMSYNSCVNPWHYNFVTLFAGYVPWTLLVVLSLFSLTYHKFSIQPAAWWKRFTTWIKNMDPVDLFSFTSIVVIFVFYCIPQSKRSVYLMPIYPFIAYFLAKYLFYLVKKQSKVIKVYGSILAVISLLLFTCFIVLKCGLIPETIFQGRHAQDNINFMRAIQNISGAGALFLIAIPTILGIYWWFYQRKNALNNRFLYALVVLTMGLYLALDGAYQPAALNSKSVKFIATEIEKVAPESEGTMYEFIEESLHAAGDPVHYFELNFYLHNRLDNFYEKRPSEGFLLIGTNDAEKYLPEFEKEGYQFEEVYESPKRVLRQIAKIYKFVKNQQPENNETTPIVE
- a CDS encoding viroplasmin family protein is translated as MAKQKFYVVWEGVTPGVYTSWTDCQLQIKGYEAAKYKSFDTREEAERALTMSPYAYIGKNAKAKSGGPKPSSDTLPSCVIDNSLAVDAACSGNPGPMEYRGVHIASRQEIFHFGPMKGTNNIGEFLAIVHGLALLKKKGFDMPIYSDSANAISWVRQKKCKTKLPRTPETEELFLLIERAEKWLQGNTYTTRILKWETKEWGEIPADFGRK